One region of Solanum pennellii chromosome 6, SPENNV200 genomic DNA includes:
- the LOC107021271 gene encoding peptide methionine sulfoxide reductase A1-like, translating to MLILKITTITNPSLLLPFIKILPISQKMNSPRMNSWLNKFGFGARTESSIDSSSSEIPQGPDHDVPDPGQQFAQFGAGCFWGVELAYQRVTGVTKTEAGYSQGFVHNPRYEDVCSGTSNHSEVVRVQYDPDECSYESLLDVFWARHDPTTLNRQGNDVGTQYRSGIYFYTPEQEKAALESQDKQQKILNRKIVTEILPAKKFYRAEEDHQQYLAKGGRFGSKQSAGKGCNDPIRCYG from the exons ATGCTTATTCTTAAGATCAccaccataaccaacccttctCTTCTCCTTCCCTTCATCAAAATTCtcccaatttctcaaaaaatgaaTTCTCCAAGGATGAATAGTTGGCTCAATAAATTTGGTTTCGGTGCGAGAACTGAATCTTCCATAGATTCATCTTCTTCTGAAATTCCTCAAGGACCCGATCACGATGTACCCGACCCGGGACAACAGTTTGCTCAATTTGGGGCAGGTTGCTTTTGGGGCGTTGAACTGGCGTATCAAAGAGTGACTGGGGTTACAAAGACTGAAGCTGGGTATTCACAGGGTTTTGTGCATAATCCCAGATATGAAGATGTGTGTTCTGGTACTAGTAATCATTCTGAGGTTGTTAGAGTTCAGTATGATCCTGATGAATGTAGCTATGAATCATTGCTTGATGTTTTCTGGGCTCGTCATGATCCTACTACCCTCAATCGCCAG GGGAATGATGTGGGCACTCAGTACAGGTCTGGAATTTACTTCTACACACCTGAGCAAGAGAAGGCAGCACTTGAATCCCAGGACAAACAGCAAAAGATTTTGAACAGGAAGATTGTTACTGAGATTTTGCCCGCCAAGAAATTTTATCGAGCTGAGGAAGATCATCAGCAGTACCTTGCAAAGGGGGGTCGGTTTGGCTCAAAGCAGTCTGCTGGTAAAGGCTGCAATGATCCTATCCGTTGCTATGGTTAA